A portion of the Betta splendens chromosome 2, fBetSpl5.4, whole genome shotgun sequence genome contains these proteins:
- the LOC114851415 gene encoding prostaglandin reductase 1-like: MVQAQVWNLAKHFDGFPDDSNFELKVEELPEPRDGEVLLEAVFLSVDPYMRLVSCFSLNEGDVMIGTQVARVIQSNNSAFPVGTHVVASCGWRTHTVCDGKGLTTLMADWPQNVPMSLALGAIGMPGLTALYGIEEVLGLQEGDTLLVNAAAGAVGSVVGQIAKIKGCKVVGSAGSDAKVAFVKELGFDEAFNYKTVGSLEEALRKASPDGYDCYFDNVGGPFTTAALQQMKNFGRIAVCGSISMYNDSTPQTGPYPYLTMIFKQIKMEGFMETRWEHKNPESLKRLMGWINEGKLQGREHITKGFENMPAAFIGVLKGQNIGKAIVSV; this comes from the exons ATGGTCCAAGCTCAGGTGTGGAACCTCGCAAAGCACTTTGATGGATTCCCAGATGATAGCAACTTTGAGCTAAAGGTGGAGGAACTTCCTGAACCAAGAGATGGGG AGGTGCTTCTGGAGGCAGTATTTCTAAGTGTTGACCCATACATGAG GCTGGTCAGTTGTTTCTCTTTAAATGAAGGCGATGTGATGATTGGAACTCAAGTGGCCAG GGTGATCCAAAGCAACAACTCAGCTTTTCCCGTAGGAACACATGTTGTTGCATCTTGTGGATGGAGAACCCACACAGTCTGCGATGGGAAAGGCCTAACAACCCTCATGGCTGACTGGCCCCAAAATGTCCCAATGTCACTGGCTTTGGGAGCCATCGGCATGCCAGG ACTGACCGCTCTGTACGGCATCGAGGAGGTCTTGGGGCTCCAGGAGGGCGACACTCTGCTGGTCAACGCTGCAGCGGGGGCCGTGGGCTCTGTGGTGGGCCAGATCGCCAAAATAAAGGGCTGCAAGGTGGTGGGTTCAGCAGGCTCCGATGCAAAGGTGGCATTTGTTAAAGAGCTGGGCTTTGATGAGGCCTTCAACTACAAGACTGTAGGATCCCTGGAGGAGGCTCTGAGGAAGGCTTCTCCAGATGGATACGACTGCTACTTTGACAAT GTGGGAGGCCCATTTACAACCGCTGCCTTGCAACAAATGAAGAACTTTGGGAGAATAGCTGTGTGTGGAAGTATTTCTATGTACAATGACTCCACACCTCAGACAG GCCCATACCCCTATCTGACTATGATCTTCAAGCAAATTAAGATGGAGGGCTTCATGGAGACTAGATGGGAGCACAAGAACCCTGAATCCTTAAAAAGACTGATGGGATGGATCAATGAG GGCAAACTGCAGGGTCGG